In Candidatus Thermoplasmatota archaeon, one genomic interval encodes:
- the tgtA gene encoding tRNA guanosine(15) transglycosylase TgtA encodes MFEVKYRDGLARIGVLETKSGKITTPALLPVINPTQILISPKELKENFRCEAIITNSYIIYNNEILKKECLEKGLRSTLDFGASIMTDSGSFQAYEYGDLEINNEEILGFQTKIDSDIVTMLDVISPLDRKYSDSKNDVLETIERAKQAVAKKEDRLLACTVQGGLYPDLREYCAKELSKLECDIFAIGGVVPLLESYRFEVLVNIVLTSKKELVPSRPVHLFGCGHPIIFPVAVLLGCDLFDSASYAKYAKAERLVFPEGTKALEEIGYSPCVCPVCNQFEELKELDKQERVKRIAEHNLYVSFGELAKVKQAIYENNLWELVEQRCTVHPSLGNLLKVIARYKEFLEKFDNLSRKSFFYSCKESLERPSVYRYEKRLFERYEKPKDTKILVVLPESRKPYGRTYSGIIREVLKVTNAHFVVNSCIAPVPIELAEIYPIAHVVMPEKIYREFEERCEKSLKNYLDHFDYSMALLWNSEETLEALKLVAEKKYIDYDILRLQAVANMQFGKNAGKALFENKDVRIIKSKTGRIRNVFIDTEYALSVRNDGFFSLKLKGARLLHSFFQYPKLRVAVNKEAVEFIERGRNLFAKFVEFCDEELRPYDEVLIVDKQDNLLGVGRALLNSQEMLSFKRGIAVKVRKLHV; translated from the coding sequence ATGTTCGAAGTTAAATATCGTGACGGACTTGCAAGAATAGGAGTTCTTGAGACTAAAAGTGGCAAAATTACTACTCCTGCTTTACTACCGGTAATCAATCCAACCCAAATTTTGATCTCACCTAAAGAGCTTAAAGAGAATTTTAGATGCGAAGCAATAATTACAAACTCTTATATCATCTATAATAATGAAATTTTGAAAAAAGAATGTTTAGAAAAAGGTCTCCGCTCTACGCTAGATTTTGGAGCTTCAATAATGACAGATTCCGGCAGTTTCCAAGCTTATGAGTATGGAGATCTTGAGATAAACAACGAAGAAATACTAGGATTCCAAACTAAAATAGATAGTGATATCGTAACAATGCTTGACGTTATTTCTCCGTTAGATCGAAAATATAGTGACAGTAAAAATGACGTGTTAGAGACAATTGAGAGGGCAAAACAAGCTGTCGCTAAGAAAGAAGATAGATTGCTTGCATGCACTGTTCAAGGCGGCCTTTATCCGGATTTGCGAGAATATTGTGCAAAAGAGCTCTCCAAATTGGAATGCGATATTTTTGCAATTGGAGGCGTTGTCCCTTTGCTCGAAAGTTATAGATTTGAAGTTCTTGTAAATATCGTTCTCACTTCCAAAAAAGAGCTTGTACCTTCTAGACCAGTACACCTCTTCGGCTGCGGGCACCCTATAATATTCCCTGTTGCCGTGCTTTTAGGCTGCGACCTTTTTGACTCAGCAAGCTATGCAAAATATGCAAAAGCTGAAAGATTGGTTTTTCCAGAAGGTACGAAAGCATTGGAAGAGATAGGATATTCACCTTGCGTTTGCCCAGTCTGCAATCAATTTGAAGAGCTAAAAGAGCTTGACAAGCAGGAAAGGGTGAAAAGAATTGCGGAGCATAATCTTTACGTAAGCTTTGGAGAGCTTGCTAAAGTCAAGCAAGCAATTTACGAGAACAATTTATGGGAACTTGTAGAGCAACGTTGTACTGTACATCCAAGCTTAGGCAATTTACTTAAAGTAATTGCTCGCTACAAAGAATTTTTAGAAAAATTCGATAATTTATCGAGAAAGAGTTTTTTTTATAGTTGTAAAGAGTCTTTAGAAAGGCCTAGCGTTTATAGATATGAAAAAAGATTGTTCGAGCGCTATGAAAAGCCTAAGGATACTAAAATCCTTGTGGTTCTGCCTGAGAGTAGAAAGCCTTACGGAAGAACTTATAGCGGAATAATAAGAGAAGTATTGAAAGTAACAAATGCGCATTTCGTTGTTAATTCTTGTATCGCCCCAGTACCCATTGAGCTGGCTGAGATTTACCCAATAGCACATGTGGTTATGCCAGAAAAGATTTATAGGGAGTTTGAAGAAAGGTGTGAGAAGTCACTTAAGAACTATCTCGACCATTTCGATTACTCAATGGCTCTCCTCTGGAATAGCGAAGAAACTCTAGAAGCTCTAAAACTCGTTGCTGAGAAGAAATATATTGATTACGACATTTTGAGACTGCAAGCAGTTGCAAATATGCAGTTTGGTAAAAATGCAGGTAAAGCTTTGTTTGAAAATAAAGATGTGAGAATAATAAAATCGAAAACAGGCAGGATAAGAAATGTTTTTATTGACACTGAGTATGCGCTCTCTGTACGGAACGACGGGTTCTTCAGTTTAAAGTTGAAAGGGGCAAGGTTATTACATTCCTTTTTCCAATATCCAAAACTAAGAGTCGCGGTTAATAAAGAAGCTGTAGAGTTTATTGAGAGAGGTAGAAATTTATTTGCTAAGTTTGTTGAGTTTTGCGATGAAGAGCTTAGACCTTATGACGAGGTTTTGATTGTAGATAAGCAAGATAATCTTTTAGGCGTAGGCAGAGCTTTGCTTAACTCTCAGGAAATGCTGAGTTTTAAAAGAGGTATTGCGGTAAAAGTGAGGAAATTACATGTATAA
- a CDS encoding M14 family zinc carboxypeptidase, with product MGKRLLLLCLILIISSAPANSVKLSSSEIKGGYHSYDSMRLELEDLAGKYPNIINISSIGITYEGREILVIKISDNPEIDENEPEVLYMGAHHGNEKTSYEVLIYFINYLAEKYYEASEEGNRVRWVVNNRELYIIPMFNPDGVEADERKNREPNYGPLGNPLPNCYGVDLNRNYGYKWELFYVPRYRVHYLGTTSNNPYSDRYRGEEAFSEAETKAIRGFVSEHNFTLALSYHTYGEVILYPWGYTDEDPPEEELFLSIGNNISKFNGYRVSQSSDLYWTLGDATDWLYGERNVLAYTIELGRDHSPPYEEVLNISKTHVEVNLYIAEIAENPRGEWVVRDEPLESVLRAREKIFEDTPATLATMSFMMIAAFGITYGGLFMCFRIAMRSERKKYGSMEE from the coding sequence ATGGGCAAAAGATTACTCCTCCTGTGTTTAATTCTAATAATAAGCTCTGCACCTGCAAACTCAGTAAAGTTGAGCAGTAGCGAAATAAAAGGGGGCTACCACTCTTACGATAGTATGCGCTTAGAGCTTGAAGATTTGGCTGGCAAATACCCAAATATTATTAATATTTCTTCTATAGGAATAACTTACGAAGGAAGAGAAATTCTAGTAATAAAAATATCAGATAATCCTGAAATTGACGAGAACGAGCCTGAGGTTTTGTATATGGGAGCGCATCATGGCAATGAGAAAACCTCTTACGAAGTTCTGATTTATTTTATAAACTACCTTGCTGAAAAATATTATGAAGCTAGTGAAGAGGGCAATAGAGTAAGATGGGTTGTGAATAACCGCGAGCTCTATATTATTCCTATGTTTAACCCAGACGGTGTAGAAGCTGACGAGCGTAAAAATAGAGAGCCAAATTATGGTCCCTTAGGCAATCCATTACCTAACTGCTACGGCGTAGATTTAAATAGAAATTACGGTTATAAATGGGAGCTCTTCTATGTTCCTCGATACAGAGTGCATTATTTAGGTACTACAAGCAACAACCCTTACAGCGATCGATATCGTGGCGAAGAGGCTTTCTCGGAGGCAGAAACCAAAGCAATAAGAGGTTTTGTGAGCGAGCACAACTTCACACTTGCACTTTCTTATCACACTTATGGTGAAGTGATTCTTTACCCCTGGGGCTATACAGACGAAGATCCCCCTGAGGAAGAACTCTTTTTGTCTATAGGAAATAATATTTCGAAGTTCAACGGCTACAGAGTTAGCCAGAGTAGCGATTTATACTGGACTCTGGGCGATGCCACAGATTGGCTCTACGGTGAAAGGAACGTTCTGGCTTATACTATAGAGCTTGGTAGAGACCACTCGCCGCCTTACGAAGAGGTTTTAAACATTTCTAAGACCCACGTAGAAGTTAATCTTTACATTGCAGAAATTGCTGAGAATCCGCGGGGGGAGTGGGTTGTTAGAGACGAGCCTCTAGAAAGTGTTTTAAGAGCTAGAGAGAAAATTTTTGAAGACACTCCAGCCACGCTCGCTACTATGAGCTTCATGATGATAGCAGCATTTGGAATAACTTATGGCGGACTCTTCATGTGCTTTAGAATAGCCATGAGATCCGAAAGGAAGAAATATGGAAGTATGGAAGAGTAG
- a CDS encoding sodium-dependent transporter: MEVWKSRWGLIFAALGAAIGLGNIWRFPKEVAANGGGAFIIAYIIFLFSWSAPLLIAEFSLGKKTRLGTIGTFKIFVGKKYAFMGAWMMVVSTIVCFYYAVITGWTIKYSTLALSGSLSASTNTSQVWHNFIISPLEVIFFQFIAIAFCAYVVYKGIRKGIEKVNIILIPLLFILLFVTAIWALSLPGSLNGLKFMYIPRMEYLVRAETWVRALAQSAWSCSAGFGMALTYAIYMKKKEDTALNAFITGLGDTAVALIAGIAVICTVFALSATTGEALGIMESGETSLAFVHLTGLFLRMPGGIFITGMFFIATAFATLTSLISGFEIATRNFMDHGWSRHKSLAVVACATFLLGLPSAVIVIGAEPVFLANQDFVWGLGLIVAGLFVAFAVWKYGASKFRKELINTGFNDINIGRWWDFVITILFPLQFGALMVWYLWQSLQSPQWWNPLMPIGCATLILQWSVAMLVLFKLNKWLVGKELKPV, encoded by the coding sequence ATGGAAGTATGGAAGAGTAGATGGGGACTTATATTTGCAGCGCTTGGCGCAGCTATAGGCTTAGGCAATATCTGGCGCTTTCCTAAAGAAGTTGCTGCTAATGGTGGAGGAGCTTTTATTATAGCTTATATAATCTTCCTGTTCTCATGGTCTGCACCTTTGCTAATTGCAGAATTTTCGTTAGGCAAGAAGACAAGGCTCGGCACAATAGGCACTTTTAAAATTTTCGTGGGCAAGAAATATGCATTTATGGGTGCGTGGATGATGGTTGTATCAACAATTGTTTGCTTTTACTACGCTGTGATTACAGGTTGGACAATTAAGTATTCTACTCTAGCCTTATCAGGTAGCCTGAGTGCAAGTACTAACACAAGCCAGGTATGGCATAATTTTATTATTTCGCCATTAGAGGTAATATTTTTCCAATTTATAGCTATAGCTTTTTGCGCCTACGTTGTATACAAAGGTATAAGAAAAGGAATAGAAAAAGTGAATATAATACTCATCCCACTGTTGTTCATTCTTCTATTTGTAACCGCTATTTGGGCACTTTCGCTCCCAGGCTCGTTGAACGGCTTAAAATTTATGTACATTCCTAGAATGGAGTATTTAGTGAGAGCTGAGACTTGGGTAAGGGCTCTAGCGCAGTCGGCATGGTCATGCTCAGCAGGATTCGGTATGGCACTCACATACGCAATTTATATGAAGAAAAAGGAAGACACCGCACTTAATGCATTTATCACAGGTTTAGGTGATACTGCAGTTGCGCTTATCGCAGGTATAGCAGTGATATGCACTGTATTCGCGCTTTCTGCAACTACAGGCGAGGCGCTCGGAATAATGGAGTCCGGAGAAACAAGCTTAGCATTTGTACATCTTACCGGTCTTTTCCTCAGAATGCCCGGCGGTATTTTCATAACAGGTATGTTTTTCATTGCAACGGCTTTCGCAACACTTACTTCTCTAATTTCAGGTTTTGAAATTGCAACAAGAAATTTCATGGATCATGGTTGGTCAAGACATAAATCTCTGGCTGTTGTAGCATGCGCTACTTTTCTACTAGGATTGCCATCAGCTGTAATTGTAATCGGTGCAGAGCCTGTGTTTTTAGCAAATCAAGATTTCGTTTGGGGTCTAGGATTAATAGTTGCAGGACTCTTCGTTGCTTTCGCAGTTTGGAAATACGGCGCTAGTAAATTTAGAAAAGAGCTTATCAATACAGGCTTTAACGATATAAATATAGGTCGTTGGTGGGATTTTGTTATTACAATATTATTCCCGTTACAATTTGGAGCACTTATGGTTTGGTACCTATGGCAATCATTGCAATCGCCACAATGGTGGAACCCGCTTATGCCAATCGGATGCGCAACCTTAATTCTACAATGGTCTGTTGCAATGCTTGTGTTATTTAAATTAAATAAATGGCTTGTTGGTAAAGAGCTAAAGCCGGTGTAG
- the thiD gene encoding bifunctional hydroxymethylpyrimidine kinase/phosphomethylpyrimidine kinase, producing the protein MLSVLAIGGSDSSSGAGIQADLKTFSMLGLHCATVITCITAQSTETIKKIYPLPIEAIAEQFDTVIKDMDIQYVKTGMLHSAEIVKLVAEKISKYNLKAVVDPVMKSTTNIKLVEQNFINSLRKYLIPETFILMPNLYEASTIIGKEVKNICDMELACKELYKFGAKYIIIKGGHLEKEAVDILYDGKNFKRYSSPKLIAKAHGSGCSYSALITGLIAKDLKIENAIENAKNLITKMILASYKPGKGVDVVSQYAIVEDDVEKYRVLKELKEGVEWVKENLPLRLAPEVGINFVYALPNATSLQDVCGIEGRLVKVGNRLKRVGKIEFGKSKHIATAVLTAMRYDKSIRSAMNIKYSEEILERARASRLKISSFDRSKEPQEEKISTMEWGTSSAIKKAGFVPDIIYDKGALGKEAMIRILGKSPKDVTLKLLKLSR; encoded by the coding sequence ATGCTCTCCGTACTTGCGATCGGAGGTTCTGACAGCTCTTCAGGAGCTGGTATACAGGCAGATTTGAAAACTTTTTCAATGCTGGGCTTGCACTGCGCTACAGTAATTACTTGTATTACAGCTCAGAGCACAGAAACAATAAAAAAAATTTACCCACTGCCTATTGAAGCTATTGCAGAGCAATTTGATACTGTAATCAAGGATATGGATATTCAGTATGTAAAGACTGGAATGCTCCACAGCGCTGAGATAGTAAAATTAGTAGCAGAAAAAATCAGCAAATATAATTTAAAAGCCGTTGTAGACCCTGTAATGAAATCCACAACTAATATTAAGCTAGTCGAACAAAATTTTATAAACTCTTTACGAAAGTACCTTATACCAGAAACATTCATTCTAATGCCGAATTTATATGAGGCTAGTACAATTATTGGGAAAGAAGTAAAGAATATTTGTGATATGGAACTTGCATGCAAAGAGCTCTATAAGTTTGGCGCTAAATACATTATTATCAAAGGAGGTCATTTAGAGAAAGAAGCAGTTGATATCCTTTATGACGGAAAAAATTTCAAGCGCTACTCTTCCCCAAAGCTAATTGCGAAAGCCCATGGCTCAGGCTGTAGTTATTCTGCACTTATCACAGGATTAATAGCAAAAGATTTGAAAATTGAGAATGCAATTGAGAATGCGAAAAATCTTATTACAAAAATGATTCTTGCTAGTTATAAGCCAGGTAAAGGCGTAGATGTAGTAAGTCAATATGCAATAGTAGAAGATGATGTTGAAAAATATAGGGTTTTAAAAGAATTAAAAGAAGGTGTGGAATGGGTTAAGGAAAATCTTCCTTTGCGGCTTGCTCCGGAAGTTGGTATAAATTTTGTATACGCTTTACCTAATGCTACTTCTTTGCAGGATGTTTGCGGTATAGAGGGAAGATTGGTAAAGGTAGGTAATAGATTAAAAAGAGTTGGAAAAATAGAGTTTGGCAAATCGAAGCATATTGCGACTGCAGTTTTAACTGCGATGCGCTATGATAAAAGCATACGCTCTGCAATGAACATTAAATACTCAGAAGAAATTTTGGAAAGAGCTAGAGCATCAAGACTGAAAATTTCATCGTTTGACAGGAGTAAAGAGCCACAAGAAGAGAAAATTTCTACTATGGAATGGGGCACAAGCAGCGCAATAAAGAAAGCAGGCTTTGTACCTGATATTATTTACGATAAAGGTGCGCTCGGCAAAGAGGCAATGATAAGAATTTTAGGTAAGTCTCCAAAAGATGTGACTTTAAAATTACTTAAACTCAGCAGATAG
- a CDS encoding UDP-N-acetylglucosamine--N-acetylmuramyl-(pentapeptide) pyrophosphoryl-undecaprenol N-acetylglucosamine transferase: MKVYFGTCGIGLAHTSRMLPIADRLRERGIEVVFSTYGKASELVTRNNYELLRAPNIGWREKGGELDIKRTLVASAVEGLHFVQQYLFEKYALKKFKPDLVISDSRYTTLLASAKLKIPVLYIANQIRIVAFEIPFKEQLGNLISNFNYLILRRCAAEVIAPDLPEPYTIGKENLNTDKLKINFVGPIVRERPESLPSQVILKERLGFETNKILVYIPISGPGSSRLNSFNLIMHAIKNLSKEINFVVVKGDPGGSYEERIGNILIKDWAENRASLLKACDLVISRCGHGTISEIVVYGKPSILIPQPNQPEQYVNARGCESLGIGKVIEQNKLDSESLYSATMELTSNEKVNEKLKKLQELSKEYDGTKRILERVLEFK; encoded by the coding sequence ATGAAGGTCTATTTTGGCACTTGCGGTATAGGGCTAGCACATACGTCCAGAATGTTACCAATAGCAGACAGATTAAGAGAAAGGGGCATTGAGGTGGTTTTTTCAACTTATGGTAAAGCTTCTGAGCTTGTAACCAGAAACAATTACGAATTGCTGAGAGCGCCAAATATCGGATGGCGAGAAAAAGGAGGCGAGCTCGATATAAAAAGAACTCTAGTTGCAAGTGCTGTCGAAGGTTTGCATTTTGTACAGCAGTATTTATTTGAAAAATATGCGTTAAAGAAGTTCAAGCCCGACCTTGTAATTTCTGACTCCAGATATACTACACTTTTAGCTTCTGCTAAACTTAAAATTCCAGTCCTTTACATAGCAAATCAGATAAGAATCGTTGCTTTCGAGATACCTTTCAAAGAGCAATTAGGAAATTTAATTTCTAATTTTAATTACTTGATTTTGAGAAGGTGCGCAGCTGAAGTTATAGCACCCGACTTACCAGAGCCTTATACTATTGGTAAGGAGAATTTAAATACAGATAAACTAAAAATTAATTTTGTAGGTCCTATAGTTAGAGAAAGACCAGAGAGCTTGCCTTCACAAGTCATTTTGAAAGAGCGGTTAGGATTTGAAACTAATAAAATTTTAGTCTATATACCTATAAGTGGTCCTGGGAGTTCAAGATTAAACTCTTTTAATTTAATTATGCATGCAATTAAGAATCTAAGTAAAGAGATAAATTTTGTAGTTGTAAAAGGCGACCCCGGCGGTAGCTACGAAGAAAGAATAGGGAATATTCTTATAAAGGACTGGGCTGAGAACAGAGCATCGCTTCTTAAAGCTTGTGATTTGGTAATTTCTAGATGTGGCCATGGCACAATTTCTGAAATTGTGGTTTATGGCAAGCCTTCTATTCTAATACCTCAGCCAAACCAGCCTGAACAATATGTGAACGCAAGAGGATGCGAAAGTTTAGGTATAGGAAAGGTTATAGAGCAGAACAAGTTAGATAGTGAAAGCCTTTATAGCGCAACTATGGAGCTTACTAGCAATGAAAAGGTCAACGAAAAATTAAAAAAACTTCAAGAGTTATCAAAAGAATACGATGGAACGAAAAGAATTTTAGAAAGAGTTTTGGAGTTTAAGTAA